Part of the Sodalinema gerasimenkoae IPPAS B-353 genome is shown below.
TTATTGGCCTCGATGCTGATGAACCCGCGAGTCACTACGACGTGGAGGATTTCATTCCCGAGACGGTGGTGAATCTGTTTGAAACTGAGGCGATCCCCACAGCCTTGCAAGATGGAATTTGGCAAGGAACCGCTCAACTGAAACGAGCCGATGGAACCTGCTTCCCGGTTTCTCAAATCATCCTCCATCATCCGGCCAGCGAAAACCATGACGGCTATTTTTCGACGATTGCCCGAGATGTCACGGAAAGCCAAGCCATCCAAGAATGCTTACGCCAACAAGAAGAGTTCTTACGTAGTATTTATGACAGTCAGGGGAACTTGGTCTTTGTCTTAGATCTCGCCGACGATGGGGAATGGCGCTATTCCGATTGGAATGCTAGTACCGAAAAAGTGGCCGGAATCCGCCGCGAGGAGATTCGTGGTAAAACCCCGTTGGAGGTGTTTGGCCCGATGATTGGCCAAAATTTCCTCGATGGCTATCTTCGCTGTCTAGTTACGCGGGAGACGGCCACCATTCAACAAACCTTCCCTGACGGCGATCGCATCCTCTATTTCCAGGCCCATCTCACTCCCTTGTTTGATGCCCAAGGACAGATTACTCGCATCGTCGGTAATGCCACCGATATTACTGAACGCAAGGAAGTTGAACTGGCCCTGAAAGCCTCCAAAACTCGCTATCGTTCCTTGGCACAACAAGAAAAACTTGTCAATAATATCTCCCAGCAAATTCGTAAGTCCCTGGATCTAAAAACCTTACTCGATAGTACTGTTCAGGCCGTGTACGAACTCTTGGACGTCGATCGCTGTTATGTCCTCCTCTACAATGAAGACTCGCAACTCCCTAACTTACAACTAGCCACTGAAGCCAAACGAGATGATCTCCCGAGTCATTTAGAAGACTATCATTCTAACTTCTTTGCACTATTGCATCATCTTCTCCAGCAACGCCATTCGCTGCGAGTTGATCAGGCGGCGGATATCGAAGATGACAGATTGCGGTACAAGGCGAACCAACTCGGCTATCAGTCCCTACTGCTGTTTCCCATCAACAGTGGTGACGGACACCTCGGAACCCTAGCCTGTAGCCGTGAAATCGCCGCCAAACCCTGGCGCGATCGCGATGTGGAACTGCTCGAAGCGGTCTGCGATCGCCTGGCCATCGCTATCCAGCAAGCCATACTTTACCAACAATCGCGACAGTCTGAACAACAGGCGATCGCCAAAACCAATCAACTCGAAGCCACCCTCAAACAACTCAAACAAACCCAAACCCAGCTAATTCAAGCCGAGAAGATGTCTGGCTTAGGGCAATTGGTGGCTGGTGTTGCCCATGAAATCAACAATCCGGTGAGTTTCATCTTTGGCAACCTCATTCATGCCAAAGAATATAGCCAAGACTTACTCGAACTGATTGCCTTATATCAACAGCATTGTCCCGCACCCCATCCTGAAATCACCCAGTTCATCGAAGAGATTGACTTAGACTATCTCACCGGGGATATGCCAAATCTGTTGAGTTCCATTGAAACCGGGGCCTTGCGGATTCAGAAAATCGTGCGATCGCTGCGAACCTTCTCCCGACTCGATGAAGCCGAAGTGAAAACCATCGATATCAATGAGAGTCTCGACAGTACCCTCATGATTCTATCGAGTCGACTCCGGGGAAATCAGGGCCACTCCGACATCGAGTTAGTCTGTAACTATGGCCAACTTCCCCCCGTCGGCTGTTACGCCGGGGCCTTAAATCAGGTCTTTCTGAACCTCATCAACAATGCGGTGGATGCCATTCAAGAGGCGAACCCACTTCAGGGCCGCCTGACCCTAGAAACCGCCGTCAGTGAAGACAACCGCATTCAGATTAAAATCAGTGACAACGGTGGAGGTATTCCCGAGGAGGTCTGCGATCGCATCTTCGACCCCTTCTACACCACCAAACCCGTTGGTAAAGGTACTGGACTGGGCCTCTCCATCAGCTATCAAATCATCGTCGAACGACATGGGGGAACTCTCACCTGTGACTCCACTCCTGGAGAAGGGAGTACCTTTATTGTTGAGTTGCCCCTGGACCCTCAGTCGAGTTCTAGCTGATCCTCATGGGGACTGTCTTGAGCAATCCCAAGGAATTGCCCCTAGGGGGTTTCCTTGGTCTGGCTGTGATATTCCCGAGCAAAATAGTCTCGCAACAGTCCATGGACAAAACGATAGCCTCCTCCCACCCGTTGCAAAAAACCTCGCTCAGTACAGTAGCGTAAAAACTTACTATAGTTCCAAGGACTATAGCCAAACAGCCAGAGCGTTACCCGCAAGGCAGCATGAGAAATCACACTATTCAAACCTCCCGCAAACGCCCCAAACAAAAACCCCAACACCACCCCTTCCCGAATCAGTTGCACCCAGGTCATTGGCTCATTGAGATAATGTAGGGACAGCGGAATTAAAAAGCCCACGGGGACGAACATCAAGCCAAAAATAAAAGCATTGGTCAAAGAGCGATAAATTCCCTGATTGTCTTCGGTTTTTGTATCAATTTCTCCCCCCACAAAAGCTTCTACTAAACCGCCAATCACCCCCACCACAGTCCCAAATACCTGACCCACCATAATCCCACCAATTACGCCAATCCAAACTCCACCGAAGCGTTCCCCAATTAGTCCTCCGGTTATCCCCCCCATGAGTCCCACTACCCAACCGAGAAAGAGGCTTTTGGTAATCACCAATGAGAGATGTTTTGAGGCTAATTTACGAGAAAAATGAATGGTCTCAACGGTTTTAATTTCTCGGATCAGTCCTCCCACCAAGCCCACCATTAAGCCAACGACTAATCCTCCTAATATGCCACCAATTAAACCTTTAGCTAAGCCATAAATTAGACTAAATATCAGCCCCACAACTAGCCCTAAAATCACCCCTAAAACCAATCCATACACCAGTTTTTGAGGCTTTTTTTGTAAACTATAAGGCTGTAATTTTTCAATAAAAAACTCGGTTTGATTGTCTTCAATCAACTGTGAAGCTAACCACCCCACCCAGCGTAAGGTTTGCTCATCATCTTGATAGGGTTTTTGACCATGGCGAGTAGCCGGTAAATTGCCTCCTCCCAAATAGCGTCGTTGCAGTCGGGTTTGCACATACGCCTGAAATAACACCTGCCGCCGCGTTTCAGGACTAACGGACTGTTGCCAGAGTTCTACGGGTAAGTGGTCACTCGCTAAGACCAAAATATTGAGAAATAGGGGCGATCGCGCTAAGCCATGGTCGGGGTCCATACTGTCGCTATCATGGCGAATCGCCTGCCAAAGCCAGTCACAATGAGCCTGTTCGAGGTAGGTTTGGATTTGCCGATCGCTCAGGGGTTGTAAGACTAACGCCCCATTTAAGCCCAAATGATGGTCATAGAGTTGATATTCATCCAAACGACAGCACACCACCAGAGGCGTTCCACTCCAATCGGGGAGAAACTGGTTGAGGGCCTGGATGCAGCTTTCTTGACGCTGGGACATCAACTCATCTAAACCATCCAGGAGGGGAATAATCCGCCCGCGATCGAGCCATTTCTGGGCAATATCTTGGCGAATGCCATATTTGAGTTTAAGGTCGAGGATGATCCAACTGCGGATATCTTTAAACCCAGCATTCCAGGCCGATAGGTTCAGGAGTACTGGAACCGGATGGCTGAGGCTCGTCTCGGCCCGTTCAATGAGGGTTTGGGCCAGTTGCAGGAGGACTGTGGTTTTCCCGGAACCGGGGGCCCCGAGAATGAGTAGACGTCCTCCCACATCGGGGCGATCAAAGGTGTCAATAATTCGGGTCTTATCGCCAAGACTTTCGGGGGGAGCGTTCCCCACCTTCACATCCACAGACCAGGGAGTAATCACCTGGCTGGGATCTTCAGCGGTCTGGAGTTCCAAATCAACCCGATGATGGAGCGATCGCGACAGTCGGCCGGCGACCTCATTCTTGACTGCATTCAGCAGTTTGGCTTCACTCCCATCCCGTGACGCAGCGGCGGGATTGCCGAAATTCTGCACCATTTGGGAAATATTGACCTGCGCCCCATCATTAGGATTGATACCCTGTTGTTTAGAATCGCCCCCCATTCTCCTCCTAGCTAAAGTTTTGCTGAATCGTCTCGTTGAAGTTGGCGGTTCCTTCGTTAATGACAATCCCCTGTTGTTTGCGTTGGTCAATCTTGATTTCCATTGGCGGGAATTGTCGTTCCACTTCATCCACCACGGCGGCCAGTTGAGGATCTTGGACTTCCTCCTGCACCATCTGGGCCACTAACTGGGGGTTATCAAAGGGGTTCTCGGGGGTCTCGGCGTTGGCGAATCGTGATTGCAACCGTTCCCCGAGTAGACTGACCCCATTTTGCAGATGAGTCGACAAACTCGATGCGGCGGATTTCATCGGGGGGAGGGCGATTTCCAACATTTCCTTGGAGACCATCTGACCGGTATTTTCAGCGGCCTTGGTCAACATCACCGAGGCAATTCCTGCCAAACCTAATTCGAGGGGCCCCATTAATCGATTTCTCCTAATTTCAATTTACCAGTCTTCTTTAACATAGATTGCTGCCAAAAAACAATGTTGGGGTGAGGGGTCCTACACTACGGCCAAGGGAGTGGAGTCAAAAAATTAGGTGCATCTGAATGCCATTAAATATCATGAAAACTTGGAGGTGAATCATACCTAATTACAGTATTAAAAACTCTTGAGGTCTTTACGTAGCAATAGTTTTAGGTGTTTTTATCTAAATTTATTGAATGCCTAAAAACTTGTATTTTTATGTTTTCAAGATCGTCTTTATATGAAACTTACGAAGTCCTTTAAATCCAGTATTTATGGAACCAATGAAGGGTGAACCTCTATATGAGTAAGACCCCTCATCACAGAGAGTCAATTTAAGTATTCAGACATCTACAAAAGGAGAATCGGCCTCTTGCCCTCCTCATCCGACCTGTCCTCGGGCAATTCCTTGCCCTTGCCTCTCACCATACAGGCGAGCGACTGTCACAGAGTGCAACAAAATTTGCGGGAATCTACGCAGATACTGTAGAGAGTTAAGGTAACAAACCCTTTCAGACCTTTTCTATAACAGCTATGGCTCATACTCCCTCTATATCCAGCCAACTCCCCCCCCAAGAGCAACTGAATCTAAAAAACTCCCTAGATTACAGCCAAGTCAACTCCCTGACCGAGGTATGGTCGATCGCCAGCGATCGCTTCCAAAACCTGACGGCCTTAGATAACCCCCACGATGACCCCCCAGTCAAACTCTCCTATCGGGATCTCTGGCAACAGATTCAGACCTTCGCTACCGCCTTACAAAGTCTGGGCCTAGACTCACTCGATGACTTACCGCCGCGCGTGGTGCTGTTCTCGGAAAACAGTCCCCGCTGGTTCATTGCCGATCAGGGGATTATCGCCGCCGGGGCCGCCGATGCGGTGCGATCGAGTCAAGCCGATCGCGATGAACTCCTCTACATTGCCCAACATAGTCAAAGTCGGGGACTCGTCCTGGAAAACCTCGCCACCCTGGAGAAGTTGCAATCCTCCGACGATGAGGAGTTACGTTTGAGCCAGGATATCGCCTGGGTGGTGTTACTCTCCGAGGAAACCCCTCCCGAGGAGACGCCTTTCCGCCTTCTCAACTTCAGCCAATTTATGGCCTTGGGGGATGCGGCTCGCTTCAAACTCCCCCAGAGCGATCGCAGCACCCTGGCTACCCTTATCTACACCTCAGGCACCACCGGCCGTCCTAAGGGCGCCATGTTGACCCATGGCAACCTCTTGCATCAGGTTAACGCCTTCCGTCATGTCTTCGTCCCCCAAGCGGGCGATCGCGCTCTCAGCATCCTCCCCAGTTGGCACGTGTACGAGCGCACCTGTGAATACTTCCTCCTCTCCCAAGGGTGCGCCCAACTCTACACCAGTCTGCGCTACTTCAAAAACGACCTCAAAGAACACCAACCCCAAATCATGATTGGTGTTCCTCGTCTGTGGGAATCCATCTACGAGGGAGTGCAAAAGAACTTCCGGGAACAACCGGCCAACAAACAAAAACTGGTTAACTTCTTCATCGGCATCAGTCGCCGCCATCTTCAGGCGCAAAACATCCGCGATGGCCTCACCCTCGATGCCACCCCTCCCTCGGGCTTAGAACGGCTCATGGCCCGCTTACAAGCCCTCGCTCTCACCCCCCTCCATGGCTTGGGTCATAAACTGGTCTATAGCAAAGTTCG
Proteins encoded:
- a CDS encoding AMP-binding protein, whose amino-acid sequence is MAHTPSISSQLPPQEQLNLKNSLDYSQVNSLTEVWSIASDRFQNLTALDNPHDDPPVKLSYRDLWQQIQTFATALQSLGLDSLDDLPPRVVLFSENSPRWFIADQGIIAAGAADAVRSSQADRDELLYIAQHSQSRGLVLENLATLEKLQSSDDEELRLSQDIAWVVLLSEETPPEETPFRLLNFSQFMALGDAARFKLPQSDRSTLATLIYTSGTTGRPKGAMLTHGNLLHQVNAFRHVFVPQAGDRALSILPSWHVYERTCEYFLLSQGCAQLYTSLRYFKNDLKEHQPQIMIGVPRLWESIYEGVQKNFREQPANKQKLVNFFIGISRRHLQAQNIRDGLTLDATPPSGLERLMARLQALALTPLHGLGHKLVYSKVRAATGGKIKFLISGGGSLAQHIDEFFAMIGIKLLVGYGLTETAPVLTVRRAWANLQGSAGLPLVETEIRIVDPETGRLLPQGERGLVLGRGSQVMRGYFNNPEATEKAIDSEGWFNTGDLGCLLPGGHLRLTGRAKDTIVLSNGENIEPQPIEDACVRSAYIDQIMLVGQDQRQLGAVIVPNWEALAQWGTAQGLTVNSEAVPPLDLSQEPVQQLFREELSREVKNRPGYRADDRIGPFRLVQESFSIENGMMTQTLKIKRPVVQEHYRDTINEMFG
- a CDS encoding PAS domain S-box protein, whose product is MTSFLTFSQKYSSISPQPLLHPSSVPVMDSVFNRMSEASWLIDWPSSQLLSLNPAAEQLYGRSLPQPNQASGLWLETIAWKNRSFVRKSIDKYLRHRQSNPDHPDLILEYSLIRPDGQERWVRSQIWQFPGGSGQQLQGLTLDLTAQRELYQQKLQFEKLTTNIPGVIYQYVQRPDGSSYFSYMSPRCHDLYELDAAALAADPNLAWSLIHPKDLERFKQSVAESAQNLTTWNHQWRNYTGSGNLKWLSTTAQPEERPNGDIVWDGMLTDISQQKQAEIERDRFFNCALDLFAIISFDGYFKAINPAWERTLGYSLDELKSQPFLSFVHPDDRHLTEVEAAKIATGHHTPWFENRYRTRNGDYRWLAWRTVSLPEEGVMYTSARDITEEKQAAAERERLITILEASPDFISSADLQGNVTYINRGGRDIIGLDADEPASHYDVEDFIPETVVNLFETEAIPTALQDGIWQGTAQLKRADGTCFPVSQIILHHPASENHDGYFSTIARDVTESQAIQECLRQQEEFLRSIYDSQGNLVFVLDLADDGEWRYSDWNASTEKVAGIRREEIRGKTPLEVFGPMIGQNFLDGYLRCLVTRETATIQQTFPDGDRILYFQAHLTPLFDAQGQITRIVGNATDITERKEVELALKASKTRYRSLAQQEKLVNNISQQIRKSLDLKTLLDSTVQAVYELLDVDRCYVLLYNEDSQLPNLQLATEAKRDDLPSHLEDYHSNFFALLHHLLQQRHSLRVDQAADIEDDRLRYKANQLGYQSLLLFPINSGDGHLGTLACSREIAAKPWRDRDVELLEAVCDRLAIAIQQAILYQQSRQSEQQAIAKTNQLEATLKQLKQTQTQLIQAEKMSGLGQLVAGVAHEINNPVSFIFGNLIHAKEYSQDLLELIALYQQHCPAPHPEITQFIEEIDLDYLTGDMPNLLSSIETGALRIQKIVRSLRTFSRLDEAEVKTIDINESLDSTLMILSSRLRGNQGHSDIELVCNYGQLPPVGCYAGALNQVFLNLINNAVDAIQEANPLQGRLTLETAVSEDNRIQIKISDNGGGIPEEVCDRIFDPFYTTKPVGKGTGLGLSISYQIIVERHGGTLTCDSTPGEGSTFIVELPLDPQSSSS
- a CDS encoding NACHT domain-containing protein, which gives rise to MGGDSKQQGINPNDGAQVNISQMVQNFGNPAAASRDGSEAKLLNAVKNEVAGRLSRSLHHRVDLELQTAEDPSQVITPWSVDVKVGNAPPESLGDKTRIIDTFDRPDVGGRLLILGAPGSGKTTVLLQLAQTLIERAETSLSHPVPVLLNLSAWNAGFKDIRSWIILDLKLKYGIRQDIAQKWLDRGRIIPLLDGLDELMSQRQESCIQALNQFLPDWSGTPLVVCCRLDEYQLYDHHLGLNGALVLQPLSDRQIQTYLEQAHCDWLWQAIRHDSDSMDPDHGLARSPLFLNILVLASDHLPVELWQQSVSPETRRQVLFQAYVQTRLQRRYLGGGNLPATRHGQKPYQDDEQTLRWVGWLASQLIEDNQTEFFIEKLQPYSLQKKPQKLVYGLVLGVILGLVVGLIFSLIYGLAKGLIGGILGGLVVGLMVGLVGGLIREIKTVETIHFSRKLASKHLSLVITKSLFLGWVVGLMGGITGGLIGERFGGVWIGVIGGIMVGQVFGTVVGVIGGLVEAFVGGEIDTKTEDNQGIYRSLTNAFIFGLMFVPVGFLIPLSLHYLNEPMTWVQLIREGVVLGFLFGAFAGGLNSVISHAALRVTLWLFGYSPWNYSKFLRYCTERGFLQRVGGGYRFVHGLLRDYFAREYHSQTKETP